One Ictalurus furcatus strain D&B chromosome 25, Billie_1.0, whole genome shotgun sequence DNA window includes the following coding sequences:
- the chgb gene encoding secretogranin-1, which translates to MRYKTGSRECFSPGRDAGLGDSAHSRGTTDRSCVVRTQRVSSALWCRQELGFFGSCYFRPELPLTLQNIFMMKLVFLFVVTLSLFAESKSSPVGQDGWKEDLLIQCLVEILNKVVSQPDSISLQPECKDILQKQGSSLTLLMKKNEEEMLPLEHDEKRQERESNARARAIINELLKTNEEKREDMDEERSQEAFPNYYKRHHLLTSKEKREDPDNERSQEEFPQKRHHISAKEKREDQDEERSQEEFPTYEQKRHLFFTSKEKRDDPDYDRSQEDFPSYVYKRYHDEDGGTEKQIWKPRQYHYKRYDDSSNEDFAELNSQEKRFEEEESAKHYWNPIQRYHHKNQHKRDGDSSDEEMESEEKEKRVSWTRGSEDGSEESEEREKRVWMPSYKNHRMKLVHKQGKFENENDANLHHPLETSKRRSPEEEEEALIAQELNENKHHYDSQEEQKRHHSDAEEKKQEKETELRYLTKKINDPEERLLKEGEVYDKRNPWIYRGYYHPAWYKKSAEGNEGLAGPSQKLEELANALRYKMGLLSEKESNEGEKAYLHQRTLTPEELKELEKLASVEQRAQIN; encoded by the exons ATGAG GTATAAAACGGGCTCCCGCGAGTGCTTTTCACCAGGCCGTGACGCAGGTCTTGGAGACTCCGCCCACTCGCGCGGGACTACTGATCGCTCCTGCGTTGTTCGAACGCAACGAGTCTCGAGCGCGCTGTGGTGCAGGCAAGAGCTCGGCTTTTTCGGCTCTTGTTATTTCCGACCCGAGCTTCCATTAACACTGCAGAACATTTTTATGATGAAGCTTGTGTTTCTCTTTGTCGTGACTTTGTCCCTCTTCGCAG AAAGCAAGTCTTCACCAGTGGGACAAGATGGCTGGAAGGAAGACCTG CTCATCCAGTGTTTGGTTGAGATCCTTAATAAGGTCGTATCCCAACCAGACAGCATTTCTCTGCAACCGGAATGTAAAGACATTCTTCAAAAGCAAG GTTCCAGCCTCACTCTGCTTatgaaaaagaatgaagaagaaaTGCTTCCTCTAGAGCATGATGAGAAAAGACAAGAAAGGGAGTCTAATGCCAGGGCACGAGCAATCATTAATGAGCTTCTCAAGACAAATGAGGAAAAGCGCGAAGATATGGATGAAGAACGGAGCCAGGAAGCGTTTCCAAATTATTATAAGAGACACCATCTTTTAACAAGCAAAGAAAAACGCGAAGACCCAGACAATGAGAGGAGCCAAGAGGAATTCCCTCAAAAAAGACACCACATTTCTGCAAAGGAGAAGCGTGAGGATCAAGATGAAGAGCGAAGCCAAGAGGAATTTCCGACTTACGAGCAGAAAAGGCACCTTTTCTTTACCAGCAAGGAAAAGCGGGATGATCCCGACTATGATCGAAGTCAGGAAGACTTCCCAAGCTATGTTTATAAAAGGTACCATGATGAAGATGGGGGGACAGAGAAGCAAATTTGGAAACCTCGCCAATACCATTACAAACGTTATGATGACTCATCAAATGAAGATTTTGCAGAACTAAACTCTCAAGAGAAGAGGTTTGAAGAAGAGGAGAGTGCTAAACACTACTGGAATCCCATTCAACGATACCACCACAAGAACCAACACAAACGTGACGGTGATTCCTCTGATGAAGAAATGGAGAgcgaagagaaagagaagagggtCTCATGGACCAGAGGGTCAGAGGACGGCTCAgaggagagtgaagagagagaaaagagagtcTGGATGCCAAGTTATAAGAACCACCGCATGAAGCTCGTTCACAAGCAGGGTAAATTTGAGAATGAAAATGATGCAAACCTCCACCACCCACTGGAGACTTCAAAGCGCCGTTCACccgaggaagaagaggaagcgCTAATTGCCCAAGAGCTAAACGAAAACAAGCACCATTATGACAGCCAAGAGGAGCAGAAACGGCACCACAGTGATGCAGAAGAAAAGAAgcaggagaaagagacagagctgAGATACCTGACCAAGAAAATAAATGATCCGGAAGAACGTCTGCTTAAAGAGGGTGAGGTTTATGACAAGCGCAATCCCTGGATTTACCGAGGATACTATCATCCAGCCTGGTATAAGAAGAGTGCTGAGGGAAACGAAGGTCTCGCAGGTCCATCACAGAAACTGGAAGAGCTTGCCAATGCCCTGCGATACAAGATGGGTCTACTGTCtgaaaaagaatcaaatgaaGGGGAAAAGGCTTACCTCCACCAAAGGACTCTTACTCCAGAAGAG